From a region of the Osmia lignaria lignaria isolate PbOS001 chromosome 10, iyOsmLign1, whole genome shotgun sequence genome:
- the LOC117611718 gene encoding uncharacterized protein LOC117611718, with product MGDLKNEELRQANYELLALFDDSSMLSHFENCALDLSYFNFFEDLRVADIDHQKEETKENESRLNNDTNGKNHVFAVPKMYNCMYCFKQFYSRTASRRHQVCHAKQQLQCSYCKTRSYSISALRRHFEYFHPCTRRRQILIESR from the coding sequence CTCCTCGCATTATTCGATGACAGCTCGATGTTGTCTCACTTCGAGAACTGTGCTCTCGATCTCTCGTATTTCAATTTCTTCGAAGATCTTCGAGTGGCAGACATCGATCATCAAAAAGAAGAAaccaaagaaaatgaaagtcGCTTGAATAATGATACCAACGGAAAGAATCATGTTTTCGCTGTACCGAAAATGTACAATTGCATGTACtgtttcaaacaattttatagTCGAACAGCGAGTCGTAGACACCAAGTTTGCCATGCTAAACAACAATTGCAATGTTCTTATTGCAAAACGAGATCGTATAGCATCAGTGCACTTCGCAGACATTTTGAATACTTTCATCCGTGCACCAGAAGACGACAGATATTAATTGAGAGCCGTTGA